A genomic stretch from Oculatellaceae cyanobacterium includes:
- a CDS encoding Mut7-C RNAse domain-containing protein: MAKVDFCFYGELNFFLAPKRKDRSFTHIFEEHPSIKDMIQSFGVPHPEVSFIFVNNNTVDFSYLVQNGDRISVYPISQADTIRQTHPQPLISVEPPPLPIPKFVIDIHLGKLATSLRMLGFDTLYRNDYGDEELAYVSSTESRILLTRDRGLLMRSIVTYGYYVRSTNPQQQILEVMKRFELFKTAKPFDRCIRCNGLLESVAKESIIHQIPPQVQQIDKFHRCIECSQIYWKGSHVEKMQQVVESLLNPQP, encoded by the coding sequence ATGGCAAAAGTTGATTTTTGTTTCTATGGTGAACTGAATTTCTTTTTAGCGCCCAAAAGGAAAGATAGAAGCTTCACACATATTTTTGAAGAACATCCCTCTATCAAAGATATGATTCAATCTTTTGGTGTGCCTCATCCTGAAGTGAGCTTTATTTTTGTTAACAATAATACAGTTGATTTTTCTTACTTAGTACAAAATGGCGATCGCATTAGTGTATATCCCATTTCTCAAGCTGACACTATCAGACAAACTCACCCTCAACCGCTAATATCTGTCGAACCGCCACCGCTACCTATTCCAAAATTTGTTATTGATATTCATTTAGGTAAACTAGCAACATCTTTGCGGATGTTAGGTTTTGATACCTTATATCGTAATGATTATGGAGATGAGGAATTAGCCTATGTTTCTAGTACAGAATCGCGGATTTTGTTGACGCGCGATCGCGGATTATTAATGCGTAGTATTGTTACTTATGGATACTATGTAAGATCAACTAATCCACAGCAACAAATATTAGAAGTAATGAAGCGCTTTGAATTATTTAAAACCGCTAAACCCTTTGATAGATGTATCCGTTGCAATGGTTTATTAGAATCAGTTGCTAAAGAAAGTATTATTCATCAAATACCTCCTCAAGTTCAGCAAATAGATAAATTTCATCGCTGTATTGAGTGCAGTCAAATCTACTGGAAAGGTTCACACGTTGAAAAAATGCAACAAGTTGTTGAAAGCTTGCTGAACCCTCAACCATAA
- a CDS encoding HAMP domain-containing sensor histidine kinase, translated as MFQATRRRLALWYTTITAVLLLFFASGVYLYVRNTLIERVDDTLNHVVEVVTRSLIIEPVETTPGELHVNIESSFRDNTDTVEDDHIDLEWFSPTGKLLWSTLSEPLNIAIYPNRTGETVYVSPDHLLRQVTERVEIGRHVMGYLRVSHPWFEVTKPSRQLIVDLSIGIVIMLISVAAIGWFLSGLAIEPVRESYQRLKQFTADASHELRSPIAMIQTNVQVALADPEPIPQHYHQQLQIVERLTRRLGRLVDDLLFLARQDSGIVQPHFVSVPLDALLMDVIEEQQLIAASKNIILSLDIIEPVINTTADTAEDIFTLQGDWDQLARLFTNLVSNAVQYTPAGGKVGVKLQQIGRNNHFQLQVKVSDTGIGIPENALPEIFHRFYRVDSSRTHSKVAGSGLGLAIAAAIVEHHQGQIQIDSKLHQGTTVTVTLR; from the coding sequence ATGTTTCAAGCAACCCGTCGCCGTTTAGCACTTTGGTACACAACAATTACTGCTGTACTATTGCTATTTTTTGCCAGTGGTGTTTATCTATATGTTCGCAACACCTTAATTGAGCGTGTTGATGATACCCTCAATCATGTAGTTGAAGTAGTAACGCGATCGCTCATCATTGAACCAGTTGAAACTACACCTGGAGAATTGCACGTTAATATCGAATCCAGTTTTCGAGACAATACCGACACCGTAGAAGACGACCATATCGACCTAGAGTGGTTTAGTCCCACCGGAAAATTACTTTGGTCTACCTTATCAGAACCCCTGAATATTGCCATTTATCCTAACCGTACTGGCGAAACCGTTTATGTTTCTCCAGATCATTTACTACGACAAGTAACAGAAAGAGTAGAAATTGGTCGTCACGTGATGGGATATTTGCGCGTTAGTCATCCTTGGTTTGAAGTTACAAAACCTAGCCGCCAATTAATAGTCGATCTCAGTATTGGGATTGTAATTATGTTAATTTCTGTTGCTGCTATTGGTTGGTTTCTTTCTGGGTTAGCAATAGAACCAGTACGAGAATCTTATCAGCGCCTCAAGCAATTTACTGCTGATGCTTCCCACGAACTGAGAAGTCCTATTGCGATGATTCAAACTAATGTGCAAGTAGCACTAGCAGATCCCGAACCCATACCCCAGCATTATCACCAGCAATTGCAAATTGTAGAAAGATTAACTCGCAGGTTAGGGCGTTTAGTAGATGATTTACTATTTCTAGCGAGACAGGATAGTGGGATAGTCCAACCGCATTTTGTCTCAGTTCCACTAGATGCCTTATTGATGGATGTAATCGAAGAACAACAGCTTATTGCAGCATCAAAAAATATTATTTTATCACTAGACATTATTGAGCCAGTTATTAATACCACGGCTGACACAGCAGAGGACATATTTACCCTGCAAGGCGACTGGGATCAGTTAGCGCGTTTGTTCACAAATCTTGTGAGTAATGCAGTGCAATACACACCAGCAGGAGGAAAAGTTGGGGTAAAGTTGCAACAAATTGGTAGGAATAACCATTTCCAACTGCAAGTGAAAGTGAGTGATACAGGGATTGGGATTCCAGAAAATGCTTTACCTGAGATATTCCACCGCTTTTATCGTGTAGATTCTTCTCGTACTCATAGTAAAGTAGCGGGTTCAGGGTTAGGATTAGCGATCGCGGCTGCAATTGTTGAGCATCATCAAGGTCAAATTCAGATCGATAGCAAGCTTCATCAAGGTACTACCGTAACCGTTACCTTGCGATAG
- a CDS encoding Uma2 family endonuclease, protein MELFNPIYNVIIKTGRNYQPMNTFTIAIPKITPEQFLEICQANQDLRLELTASGDVIIMPPTHPWTGQQNFGLITQLGIWVERTGLGIGFDSSTGFTLPNGAVRSPDASWIDTQRWDSLTEKQQQSEFSPIAPDFVIELRSLSDSIKTLREKMQEYIDNGVRLAWLIDPQTKQVEIYRQRQQVDILNSPDIVSGEDVLPEFVLNLNKIW, encoded by the coding sequence ATGGAATTATTCAACCCAATCTATAATGTAATTATTAAAACAGGCAGAAATTATCAGCCGATGAATACTTTTACCATTGCTATCCCTAAAATTACCCCAGAGCAATTTTTAGAAATCTGCCAAGCTAATCAAGACTTGCGCCTAGAATTAACTGCTAGTGGAGACGTGATTATTATGCCCCCAACTCATCCTTGGACTGGTCAACAAAACTTTGGTTTAATTACTCAACTTGGAATTTGGGTTGAGCGTACAGGATTAGGGATAGGTTTTGACTCCTCTACAGGTTTTACTCTTCCTAATGGTGCTGTACGTTCTCCTGATGCTAGTTGGATTGATACTCAACGTTGGGATAGTTTAACTGAAAAACAACAGCAATCAGAATTTTCTCCGATAGCTCCTGATTTTGTGATTGAATTACGCTCCTTGAGTGATTCAATTAAAACCTTGCGCGAAAAAATGCAGGAATATATTGATAATGGTGTGCGTTTAGCTTGGTTAATTGATCCGCAAACTAAACAAGTAGAGATTTATCGCCAAAGACAGCAAGTAGATATCTTAAATTCTCCTGATATTGTATCCGGTGAAGATGTGTTACCTGAATTTGTCTTAAATTTAAATAAAATTTGGTAA
- a CDS encoding surface-adhesin E family protein — MNFSTVKKIALVPLIGLTVALSWQVDVFAQTHQWIRVTTDNDDNAYYLDKAIAGRGRFRRYWMKIVFADNDRYTKWRKSLYSIDCQNKQRRLRMYVDYDNNNKMNNSYRYGGDGELDKVTPQHSPVNFRLANIVCSTK; from the coding sequence ATGAATTTTTCCACAGTCAAAAAAATTGCCTTAGTACCACTTATAGGGCTAACAGTTGCACTTAGCTGGCAGGTAGACGTATTTGCTCAAACTCATCAATGGATACGAGTTACTACAGATAATGATGATAATGCTTACTATTTAGATAAGGCAATCGCAGGTCGTGGGCGGTTTAGACGTTACTGGATGAAGATAGTTTTTGCTGATAATGATCGCTATACTAAATGGAGAAAGTCGCTTTACTCTATTGACTGCCAAAATAAACAACGTCGTCTCCGAATGTATGTTGACTACGATAACAATAACAAGATGAATAACTCTTACAGATATGGTGGAGACGGAGAATTAGACAAAGTTACTCCCCAGCATAGCCCTGTCAATTTTAGATTAGCTAATATCGTTTGCTCAACCAAATAA
- a CDS encoding DUF5615 family PIN-like protein, which produces MLKYLIDENVDPTYTNQLRRANPDLLVIAVGDIIAPPKGTLDPEILLWCEKQCCILVTNNRKSMPVHLADHIALKHHVPGIFILSPKLSIGENLEQLILIAEGSFEDEYQDRIEFLPLF; this is translated from the coding sequence ATGCTCAAGTATCTTATTGATGAAAATGTAGATCCCACTTATACCAATCAACTGCGGCGTGCTAACCCAGATTTATTAGTAATAGCTGTTGGGGATATCATAGCTCCGCCCAAAGGAACTTTAGATCCAGAAATTCTGCTTTGGTGTGAAAAGCAATGCTGCATTTTAGTGACTAATAACCGCAAGTCTATGCCAGTTCATCTAGCAGATCACATCGCTTTAAAACATCATGTGCCTGGTATTTTTATTCTCAGCCCCAAGTTAAGTATTGGGGAAAATCTTGAGCAGTTAATTTTAATCGCTGAAGGTTCATTTGAAGATGAGTATCAAGATAGAATTGAATTTTTGCCTCTATTTTGA
- the carB gene encoding carbamoyl-phosphate synthase large subunit: protein MPRRNDLHKILLLGSGPIVIGQGCEFDYSGTQACKALREEGYEVVLVNSNPATIMTDPETADRTYIEPLTPELVEKVIAKERPDALLPTMGGQTALNIAVSLAKNRVLEKYGVELIGAKLPAIEKAEDRLLFKEAMERIGVDVCPSGIAHNLDEAKAIAHQIGSYPLIIRPAFTLGGAGGGIAYNQEEYEEMAQAGVDASPVDQILVEQSLLGWKEYELEVMRDLADNVVIICSIENIDPMGIHTGDSITVAPAQTLTDKEYQRLRDASIKIIREIGVETGGSNIQFAVNPLNGDFIVIEMNPRVSRSSALASKATGFPIAKFAAKLAVGYTLDEIPNDITKKTPASFEPTIDYVVTKIPRFAFEKFPGSQPTLTTQMKSVGEAMAIGRTFQESFQKALRSLETGRAGWGCDGVEKLPSLPQVQAGLRTPNPERIFTVRHALKLGMTVEEIYELTNIDPWFLDKMEELLVTENLLKRTPLTELTKEQLWDIKRQGFSDRQIAYATKTTENQVRQYRKQLGVVPAYKLVDTCAAEFEAQTPYYYSTYEEESEIIPSDRRKVMILGGGPNRIGQGIEFDYCCCHASYALRKDGFETIMVNSNPETVSTDYDTSDRLYFEPLTREDVLNIIEAEQPEGVIVQFGGQTPLKLALPLQEYLNQINANASDSPLTQIWGTSPESIDIAENRERFEQILRELDIKQPANGMARSYDDALQVARRIGYPVVVRPSYVLGGRAMEIVYSDMELERYMMYAVQVEPDHPILIDKFLENAIEVDVDAIADHTGKVVIGGIMEHIEQAGIHSGDSACSLPYVSLSGDIVDTIRTWTVQLAKALKVIGLMNIQFAVQGEQVYIIEANPRASRTIPFVAKATGVPLAGLASRIMSGKTLKELGITEEFIPKHIAVKEVVLPFEKFPGTDTILGPEMRSTGEVMGIDVDFGRAFAKAALAAGQRIPLSGTVFVSTNDRDKASVVPVVKDLIDLGFHIVSTEGTRRVLKQYGIDVELVLKLHEGRPHVLDLIKNEQIQLIINTPSGEEAQADGRLIRRSALTYKIPLITTIASAKATAAAIRCLQLQPMEVKALQDYIVAVNQPQPVA from the coding sequence ATGCCTCGCCGTAACGACCTCCACAAAATCCTGCTACTGGGTTCTGGGCCAATTGTAATTGGACAAGGCTGCGAATTTGACTATTCCGGTACTCAAGCTTGTAAAGCCCTTCGAGAAGAAGGATATGAGGTAGTGCTGGTCAATTCTAACCCAGCAACAATTATGACCGATCCGGAAACCGCCGATCGCACATATATAGAACCACTAACGCCGGAATTGGTGGAAAAGGTAATTGCCAAAGAACGACCAGATGCACTACTCCCAACAATGGGGGGTCAAACTGCTTTAAATATTGCTGTCTCTTTAGCAAAAAATCGTGTGCTGGAGAAGTACGGCGTTGAGTTAATTGGGGCAAAACTACCAGCAATTGAGAAAGCCGAAGATCGCCTACTATTTAAAGAAGCAATGGAACGGATTGGCGTGGACGTATGCCCATCTGGAATTGCTCATAATTTGGATGAAGCAAAAGCGATCGCTCATCAAATTGGTAGTTATCCGTTGATTATTCGCCCTGCTTTTACTTTAGGTGGTGCGGGTGGCGGTATTGCTTACAACCAAGAAGAATATGAAGAAATGGCGCAAGCTGGTGTTGATGCCTCGCCAGTCGATCAAATTTTGGTTGAACAATCTTTATTGGGTTGGAAAGAATACGAACTAGAAGTAATGCGAGATTTGGCAGATAACGTGGTAATTATCTGCTCAATTGAAAATATCGATCCGATGGGGATTCATACGGGTGATTCGATTACCGTCGCCCCAGCCCAAACGTTGACAGATAAGGAATATCAACGTTTACGGGATGCGTCGATTAAGATTATCCGCGAGATTGGTGTAGAAACAGGTGGTTCTAATATTCAGTTTGCAGTAAATCCCCTCAACGGCGATTTTATTGTGATTGAAATGAACCCCCGCGTTAGCCGTAGTTCAGCTTTAGCGTCTAAAGCAACTGGTTTCCCAATCGCCAAGTTTGCTGCTAAGTTAGCGGTGGGTTATACGTTAGATGAAATTCCTAACGATATTACTAAGAAAACTCCTGCTTCCTTTGAGCCAACTATTGATTATGTAGTAACTAAAATTCCGAGATTTGCCTTTGAAAAGTTCCCTGGTTCTCAACCAACGTTAACAACACAGATGAAGTCGGTAGGAGAAGCAATGGCAATTGGACGGACGTTCCAAGAGTCATTCCAAAAGGCGCTGCGATCGCTTGAAACAGGACGTGCTGGCTGGGGATGCGATGGGGTGGAAAAACTGCCGTCGTTGCCTCAAGTACAGGCAGGTTTACGCACACCTAACCCAGAACGCATATTTACAGTACGTCATGCGTTGAAGTTAGGCATGACAGTAGAGGAAATCTACGAGTTAACTAATATTGACCCCTGGTTTCTCGACAAAATGGAGGAACTTTTAGTAACTGAGAATTTACTCAAGCGTACTCCGTTAACTGAATTAACTAAAGAACAGTTATGGGATATTAAACGACAAGGTTTTAGCGATCGCCAAATTGCTTATGCGACTAAAACAACAGAAAATCAGGTGCGGCAATATCGCAAACAATTAGGAGTAGTTCCAGCTTACAAACTTGTAGATACTTGTGCTGCTGAGTTTGAAGCGCAAACTCCTTATTATTATTCCACCTATGAGGAGGAATCAGAAATAATTCCTTCTGATCGTCGCAAGGTGATGATTTTAGGTGGTGGCCCCAACCGAATTGGGCAAGGGATAGAATTTGATTACTGTTGTTGCCATGCGTCTTATGCCTTACGGAAAGACGGGTTTGAGACAATTATGGTTAACTCTAACCCAGAAACAGTTTCCACTGATTATGATACGAGCGATCGCCTCTACTTTGAGCCTTTAACTAGAGAGGATGTTCTCAACATTATTGAAGCAGAACAACCAGAGGGGGTAATTGTGCAATTTGGTGGTCAAACCCCACTCAAACTTGCTCTACCACTGCAAGAATACTTGAATCAAATAAACGCAAACGCCTCAGACTCGCCCCTGACTCAAATTTGGGGTACTTCACCAGAGTCTATTGATATTGCCGAAAACCGTGAAAGATTTGAACAGATTTTGCGGGAGTTAGATATTAAGCAGCCTGCTAATGGTATGGCTCGGAGTTATGATGATGCTCTACAGGTAGCGCGTCGCATTGGTTATCCTGTCGTTGTGCGTCCTTCTTATGTATTAGGTGGACGGGCGATGGAGATAGTTTATTCTGATATGGAACTTGAACGCTACATGATGTATGCAGTGCAAGTTGAACCAGATCATCCCATCTTAATTGATAAATTCTTAGAGAATGCAATTGAGGTGGATGTAGATGCGATCGCCGATCACACTGGCAAAGTAGTAATTGGCGGTATTATGGAGCATATTGAACAAGCTGGGATTCACTCTGGCGATTCTGCTTGTTCTTTGCCTTACGTTTCTCTATCGGGTGATATCGTAGACACTATTCGTACTTGGACGGTGCAGTTAGCCAAAGCACTCAAAGTCATTGGGCTAATGAATATTCAGTTTGCCGTTCAAGGCGAACAAGTTTACATCATAGAAGCTAACCCCCGCGCCTCCCGCACTATCCCCTTTGTTGCCAAAGCCACTGGCGTACCACTAGCGGGACTAGCATCCCGAATTATGTCTGGAAAGACATTAAAAGAGCTTGGCATTACTGAGGAATTTATTCCCAAACATATTGCAGTTAAAGAAGTTGTACTGCCATTTGAAAAATTCCCTGGTACTGACACTATTTTAGGGCCAGAAATGCGATCGACTGGCGAGGTTATGGGCATTGATGTTGACTTTGGACGGGCATTTGCTAAGGCAGCATTAGCCGCAGGTCAACGTATACCTTTATCTGGAACCGTGTTTGTCTCCACAAATGACCGTGATAAAGCGTCAGTTGTGCCTGTAGTTAAAGATTTGATCGACTTAGGCTTCCATATAGTCTCCACAGAAGGCACTCGCCGTGTTTTAAAACAGTATGGGATAGATGTGGAATTGGTGCTAAAACTTCATGAAGGTCGTCCTCATGTGCTGGATTTGATTAAAAACGAGCAAATTCAGCTAATTATTAACACTCCTTCTGGTGAAGAAGCACAGGCTGATGGTCGTCTGATTCGTCGTAGTGCTTTGACATACAAAATTCCGCTCATTACTACAATTGCTAGTGCCAAAGCTACAGCAGCAGCAATTCGCTGTTTGCAATTACAGCCAATGGAGGTAAAAGCGTTGCAAGACTATATTGTTGCAGTAAATCAACCTCAACCTGTTGCTTAA
- a CDS encoding Uma2 family endonuclease, whose amino-acid sequence MTTANIKRFTLAEYHRLSELGFFAENDRVELIRGEIMQMAVKGTRHSVCNSLLFGELYTLIGKRAIVRGQEPIIIPPDSEPEPDIVIARNKSDSYLSNHPSPADLLLVTEVADSSLKYDQEVKLTLYAEVGISNYWIFNLVTNCLEAYSEPYQDQQSNFGYTHKHIFLSNSVVPLPCFPELSLNLAEIFPQTER is encoded by the coding sequence ATGACAACTGCTAATATTAAACGCTTTACTCTAGCTGAATATCACCGTTTATCAGAACTAGGTTTCTTTGCAGAAAATGACCGAGTAGAATTAATTCGCGGAGAAATAATGCAAATGGCAGTAAAAGGTACACGGCACTCTGTTTGTAACTCATTATTGTTTGGAGAGTTATACACACTTATAGGAAAACGCGCTATTGTGCGAGGACAAGAACCAATTATCATACCTCCTGATAGTGAACCAGAACCAGATATAGTAATTGCTCGTAATAAATCTGATAGTTATTTATCTAATCATCCTAGTCCTGCGGATCTTTTACTGGTTACTGAGGTGGCAGATTCTTCACTGAAGTATGACCAAGAAGTTAAATTAACTTTATATGCAGAAGTGGGAATATCAAATTATTGGATATTTAATTTAGTAACTAATTGTTTAGAAGCTTACAGTGAGCCATATCAAGATCAGCAAAGTAATTTTGGATATACTCACAAGCACATCTTTTTATCAAATTCTGTAGTACCTCTACCCTGCTTTCCTGAATTATCACTTAATCTTGCAGAAATTTTTCCTCAAACTGAACGATAA
- a CDS encoding type II toxin-antitoxin system RelE/ParE family toxin — MAKLDGLQSVLDFLQGLQPKIAAQIAKKVLALNVNPLPADSKELKGYPNYYRVDSGEYRIVYRFNADEDLVEVILVGKRNDDEVYKKLERLLG, encoded by the coding sequence ATGGCGAAGCTTGACGGTTTACAATCAGTTTTAGATTTTCTGCAAGGTTTGCAGCCGAAAATTGCTGCTCAAATTGCTAAAAAAGTTTTAGCTTTGAATGTAAATCCTTTACCTGCTGATAGTAAGGAATTAAAGGGATATCCTAATTATTATCGTGTGGATAGTGGAGAATATCGAATTGTTTACCGATTTAACGCTGATGAAGATTTAGTTGAAGTGATTTTAGTCGGTAAACGTAATGATGATGAGGTATACAAGAAACTAGAGCGTTTATTAGGATAA
- a CDS encoding type II toxin-antitoxin system Phd/YefM family antitoxin, translating into MQHYSLTDARNKHGEVFDKAAVEPVLLTKQSRPSHVIMSAKAYQQLMEKLAELEDQLLSQEAEKALNQSQMVGVEKFTSALKQIANGEA; encoded by the coding sequence ATGCAACATTACAGCTTAACTGATGCACGTAACAAACACGGTGAAGTCTTTGACAAAGCTGCTGTTGAGCCTGTGTTACTGACAAAACAATCACGTCCTAGTCATGTGATTATGTCGGCTAAAGCTTATCAACAATTAATGGAAAAGCTTGCAGAATTAGAAGATCAACTTTTATCTCAGGAAGCCGAAAAAGCTTTGAATCAGTCTCAGATGGTGGGAGTAGAAAAGTTTACATCAGCCCTCAAGCAGATAGCAAATGGCGAAGCTTGA
- a CDS encoding DUF2267 domain-containing protein, whose product MPIYLREDVAYILLKKISEGDNQGQHEVKFTEADLAGRDLSPSDLLGHLDYLNQKQYINAEFTGNAYGNQEDTPDAANPKEFDFRIANTYASADGPLPHLITFKSAELTEKGRKMLEKMEANPPQALREGPSLPIAEKDMPFLEKVMLRGNLTDLFDARDISEVVFRTMRDMMTNEAADRVTSELHDEMEPSEDKALQNEIADLWKDTNPIVHFLSRIRPPLIIKSDTFLFRIEQEAGLPPGTNVEFVVKAVFTATKDELSEERIKEISGFLPDKIKELWEQA is encoded by the coding sequence ATGCCAATTTATTTACGAGAAGATGTTGCTTACATCCTGCTGAAAAAAATCAGTGAAGGCGATAACCAAGGACAGCACGAAGTTAAATTTACCGAAGCAGACTTAGCGGGTCGAGATCTTAGCCCTAGCGATCTTTTGGGGCATTTAGATTATTTAAATCAAAAGCAGTATATCAACGCAGAATTTACTGGCAATGCTTATGGAAATCAGGAAGATACTCCTGATGCAGCTAATCCAAAAGAATTTGATTTTAGAATTGCCAATACCTATGCTTCCGCAGATGGCCCCTTGCCTCATCTAATTACTTTTAAAAGCGCAGAATTAACTGAAAAAGGTCGTAAAATGCTAGAGAAGATGGAGGCAAATCCTCCTCAAGCTCTACGCGAAGGCCCCTCCCTTCCTATTGCCGAGAAAGATATGCCTTTCCTTGAGAAAGTCATGCTCAGAGGCAATCTTACCGATCTTTTTGATGCCAGAGATATTAGTGAAGTCGTGTTCCGTACAATGCGTGACATGATGACAAATGAAGCAGCAGATCGGGTAACGAGCGAACTCCATGATGAAATGGAGCCTAGTGAAGATAAGGCTTTACAAAACGAGATTGCCGATCTTTGGAAAGATACAAATCCCATCGTTCATTTCCTCAGCCGGATTCGTCCACCTTTAATCATCAAATCTGATACATTTTTGTTCCGCATTGAACAAGAAGCTGGTTTACCACCTGGAACAAATGTAGAATTTGTGGTAAAAGCAGTATTTACAGCCACTAAAGACGAATTATCTGAAGAACGAATTAAAGAAATCTCCGGCTTCTTACCTGATAAAATCAAGGAACTTTGGGAACAAGCTTAA
- the lepB gene encoding signal peptidase I — translation MLTFLGGWLAISPTGNIIFGATLLVATLFVLILSLFDAYRCASKANTASFENLRKQSKDPWLAVFLSQILPGIGHAYIGKWLKGVFLLIFSLVPFLGLIIRPLAAYYAYRGAPVRREKSQKNIKVIGVLLLIFPLLNAVTAFSLRTFIAESRYIPAASMMPTLQINDRLIIDKWSYHFQLPQRGDIVVFRPTEVLEKQNFHDAFIKRIIGIPGDKVEVKGGRVYINEQALQENYIQEEPQYTWGPVTVPTNSYLVLGDNRNNSYDSHYWGFVPREKIIGKATKIFWPLSRVGVLK, via the coding sequence TTGTTAACGTTTTTAGGAGGATGGTTAGCAATTAGCCCAACGGGTAATATAATTTTTGGTGCAACTTTATTAGTTGCTACTCTATTTGTTTTAATTTTAAGCCTCTTTGATGCTTACCGATGCGCGAGTAAAGCCAACACCGCTAGCTTTGAAAATTTGAGAAAACAAAGTAAAGATCCTTGGTTGGCTGTGTTTTTGTCACAAATCTTACCAGGAATTGGTCATGCTTATATTGGAAAGTGGCTTAAAGGAGTGTTTTTACTCATATTTTCTCTAGTACCTTTTTTGGGTTTAATTATTAGACCTTTGGCAGCTTATTATGCCTATAGAGGAGCGCCAGTTAGAAGAGAAAAATCTCAAAAAAATATCAAAGTTATCGGTGTACTTTTATTAATATTTCCTTTGCTAAATGCTGTTACTGCGTTTTCTCTAAGGACATTTATAGCGGAATCTCGTTATATTCCAGCCGCCTCAATGATGCCAACGTTACAAATAAACGATCGCTTGATAATCGACAAGTGGAGTTACCACTTCCAACTTCCACAACGAGGAGATATTGTGGTGTTTCGTCCTACAGAAGTACTAGAAAAGCAAAATTTTCATGATGCCTTTATCAAGCGGATCATTGGTATACCAGGAGACAAGGTAGAAGTTAAAGGTGGACGAGTTTATATCAACGAGCAAGCTTTACAAGAGAACTATATTCAAGAGGAGCCACAGTATACCTGGGGGCCTGTGACAGTCCCTACCAACTCTTACTTAGTGCTAGGTGATAACCGCAACAATAGCTACGATAGCCATTACTGGGGCTTCGTTCCTAGGGAAAAGATTATTGGTAAAGCCACAAAGATATTCTGGCCTCTTTCGCGCGTTGGTGTTCTTAAATAA